AAAATTATAGGATAGAGCCGATCTACTTTGTTGACTCTACTTTGGCTATtggaaaaaattttgaaataacaaaaacaaaaataatctgtcAATAAGGaaaattgtaactttttaaaGGAAGGTAATTGAggctttatatatttacataatcaaAGCATAACATATTTAAGTTACTGGCAAAGTGAAAGAGTATATATTGtcagatttttttccctccctaAATCAAACCATGTATATTTAGTATATGAATTTGGtcatttaatatgatttttttattatgtcatAGATGCAATGGATCAACTAGAACAAAGAGTCAGTGAATTCTTTATGAacgcaaagaaaaataaacctgaaTGGAGAGAAGAACAAATGGCATCCATCAAAAAAGTATGTGCGACACTTTGGATAATTTATCAAGAAATATTGGGACCCTctgaaaaagatatttcaaaattaaatagtGATCTGGATATCAAAATAAGGGAATATTATCAATGACTCTTTAGAATGTAAATAATTTAGTGTGGTTTAGAGCTTCAGATAGCGATTTTTAGTCATTAAAGCATTTTggtaattaaaaatattgtttcaatAATTAGTGACTATTAGAAAGTGACAGACCatttaaaagttacattttttttctatttgttttattctagTTGTGTATGATTAATGTTGAGTCATTTCCAGAGATGGAGTACTGTATTCCAGTTTTGTCCACAAACTAGCGTAAATAAACATCAGCAGACcttgaagaatattttatatattgctaGGTACTTGAATTAGTGGACCCACAGAAGAACAAAATCTTAAAAGTTAGAAGGAACTTAAGAAAGCCTTTTAGTTAAAAACTCCAAATTTGCACGTGAATTGGTCTGGAAACATAGAATTCTTTGAGGTTTTGTTAGTTTTATAGTGGTTATAGCTGTCTTCCAGAACTGAGTGAGTATACACTCACATCTCAAAGTTTGCTTTACAAATATGATCCAGTTCATTCCGGGATGGATACATTTGAAGAACAACTGAAAATACTTGAGTTTGGTCATGACTCTGCTATTTAGCTGTGTGACATTAAATCTTGATATTTCTGACTAATAATGCCTTCCGAAACCCAGTGTTCATAGaattgttcaaggatcaactaaGAGGCCGGACCTGGTgcctcacacccataatcctagcactttgggaagctgaggcgggtggataacctgaggtcaggagttcgagaccagcttagccaacctggtgaaaccctgtctctactaaaaatacaaaaattagccagacgtggtagtgggcgcctgtgatcccagctacttgagaaacggaggcaggagaatcacttgaacccgggaggtggaggttgcagtgagcctagatcgtgccactgcgctacagcctgggcaacagagtgacagagtaagactctgtctcaaaaaaaaaaaaaaaaccccaaaaaaggggatcaattaagaaagaaatttggaaacTACAAATTGAGTAGTAATGTTGTTATTTATTCTACCACATGGAGGGAAGATTATTTctgttaggggaaaaaaaaatgatactctATAACAGAAGTGGTCCTAGCTTGGAAGAAACCTGGAGGGACATGTATTTGTGAGTATAGACATGATATAGCCACATCCCAAAGTCACTAATCATCTCTTTAACCTAATAAATTTTTGGTGGAGTGCACCTTGAGTATACCCTGAGAAGTCTAGTACCCCATGGAAATTCATAGTATCATCTTCTTtccccctctttttaaaaaaaaataatttaataagttGAGGCAAAATCTAAAATATAGATTGAGTTGTATGAATATATACCTATTTTAAAGTGGGAGTTATAGAACAACTGGAAAATAGGGAAATGCAGATCAGAATCCTTTCAATAGCTgaactttaacaaattttttttaatggaatgcaAATGTACTCTACAAGTTAGATAAATTTtagttaactttttattttaaatactgtttGTTAACTCATATAACTTTTTCTAGACTTACGATGGcatttgcttttaattatatCCTTTCTAGAAATTCTGAACATCTCCCTTTTACTCTTGGCCATTGTGCATAATTTCTAACCCTTTTCCATCCCACCCTATTTctaacaggtttttgttttgttttgttttttgtttttttgagacagagtctcgctctgttgtccaggccagagtgcagtggcccaatcttagctcactgcaacctctggctcctgggttcaagcaattcttgtgcctcagcctcccgagtagctgggattacaggcgcccaccaccatgcccggctaatttttgtatttttagtagtgatggggttttgccatgttggccaggctggtcttgaactcctgacctcaagtcatccgtcctccttggcctcccaaagtgttgggattacaggcgtgagccaccattcctggcctctaACAGGTTTTTTATTACTAAGGTAGGATGACTGTGATAACAAGgtatgataatgaaaatgcagtTGTATGTCCtgcatatgaatatttttaaagaattaatttatttttgaaatgaaaatgttttcattcagGACTACTATAAAGCTTTGGAAGATGCAGATGAGAAGGTTCAGTTGGCAAACCAGATATATGACTTGGTAAGTAAAAGTAATGTGCATACTGTGTCATAAGTACTTGGATAATAGATTATGTCTTAAATTGTATTGGCTTAAGTGTAGTAGGAAGAAGCAACTAAAACTCAAGTATTGCTTTCTTGATCACATCCAATTTGACATTTCAGTGTCCATTATTTTATGGTTTCTTTGTGGAAAAGTCAGAGTCCACAGTGTTAGTGAATGTGGTAAGAACTGTACATTTTAGCAAGTCTACACTGCGGTAAGGTGGTTTCTGATgttagatattttttaaacaagaattaatgtttaactttattttccTAATCCTTGTCTTCTTAAGGTAGTGTGTTTACTTACCTCACACATCATTTTGAGATTGTTTCTGTGGTAAAATACACCTGAGAAGACTGCCTTGACAAGAGTTGTTGGTAGTCTGGTTGAAATgaagaagaatcatttgaatcagTGTTTATGTGAGTGATGTTAATAGATAGTATGTAACAGCTGTGTCAGTTGTTTACGCAATACAAGATGACAAACTTTAAACAAGATTCTTTTTTTGCAGCAGCACTTCTAAAAGATTGAAAACACCAAGAAGATAGATAGAATATTCACTATTTCTCATATTGATGCAATTATggtgttctttttcatttgaaaCATCTTCTCCTAAAATACATACTTTAAGAAATAGtcatttctgtttttgcattaaaGTAAATTAAAGCAGAAAACAAGCTCACTTTTGGCTAACTTCAGTGTATAGATTTCATACGTATGTTGTCTTTCCTGGGTACAGATTTATTACTGAACAAGTACGGGTAAATAAAATGTCACTGGTGAGCAAGACACAAGATAAAAGGTGAACACCACATATGGTGTGAATTGTAAATGCTTGTACCAACCTTGAAAACATGTGTCATGTAGAGCCAtggaaaatgtttatttgtttttatgcaGTACACACATTTTAATGGCACTAATAACCTGGGCTCTTTTGTTCATACAgttattctgaaaaaaatttcataaaagaCACTGCTTAAAGATAGGTAGAATAGGCTGTAGCTTGATTTACtgtagaataaaaacaaaaaaagttcttAATTGTTTCAGTCTTTAATTATGTCTATAAACTTAGAAAAAGTCATTAACATTTGAATCTAGACTGATTTGTTTAGTAACATTCTTCCTCATATTTAATGACTGTATGTATCAGTCCTTATTTAGAGACTGCCTGCCTTTTAATTCATATAGCTCTTTGGttctattctttgttttgtttattcttttgttgttttactGCTTGTTAGACCTTTACTAAAGATattttgtgtatttagaaaaaatataaatatatgctttttaaatatgtgtgtgtgtgtattcatctcttaCTTATAAACCACACTGTTCATCCACTCTGTGCCTGAAAAAAGGGAGTTGTACCTGGGTATAATGGAGGAATAAGAAGCAAATAAtactaggccgggtgcggtggctcacacctgtaatcccagcactttgggaggcctaggtgggcggatcacgaggtcaggagatggtgaccatcctggcaaacatggtgaaaccctgtctctactaaaaatacaaaaaaattagctgggcgtggtggcgggcgcctgtagtcccagctactcaggaggctgaggcaggagaatggcgtgaacccaggaggcggagcttgcagtgagccgagattgtgccactgcactccagcctgggcgacagagcaagactccatctcaaaaaaaaagtaaatactagAAATGGCTTTTGTCCTCAAGGTGTCTGTAAACTACTGTAGTGGGGCAGACATACCTGCAAACTAAAATGGAGAACCTATACAGAAACATGTAATAAACATTAACACAGTTGAATATTAAGGGGTGTCTGCTAAAAAACATTGAAGTAAGTCATGCAGAGTTACTTATTGATTTCTTAGAGGATATAGGAAGAGTTTTGAACAGAGTTTGTTTAGAAAGTCGGGGTGCTGAATTAGGTATTGAGGGGAAAGCATTTCACTCAGAGATAATGACATAAACAGAAGGAAAGTACAAATTCAGAAATTAATTGAGAAGGGATAGATTACCAAGGCTAGAGAGTGAAATTACAAAGGCGAGGTggtaaatttaataaaacataagAAATGTAACCGAAAGCACGTGTCCATAATGGATCCATGCAGACATGAGATCAAACCCTAGCTCAGCCATTTGACTGACACCATGACTTTGGAAAAGTTACTTAATCTTGAACCTTAGTTTCCTGCTGTAAAAAAGCAATATTAATTTATACCTTACTGGAGGCTTtgcattaaaatacatataatgctATTAGTTTGGCAGATAGTAGGATTTGCTCCTTCTTTGAGAACTCAGTCCAACTCATTTCCTGAACTGGAATTTTCTAGTTTCCTGAAGCCACTGCTTCCCTTTCAACTCTGCCAAGCTGAAGCTGCTGCCTCTCACTCCCCTAGTATCTCTGAGGcttctttttgtcttcttcttcttcccccaccccttttttCTGCACCCGCCTTTGCTCGAccctcttcctttttatttattttttctttttccctttctccctccctgcctttctttttaaatactttaatcCTATTTCAGGTGAGCATTATATCCTTAATATAAAAAATCCCTTCTCTTTCAGACTTAGGGATAATCATCTCAGTTGCCCTCTACCTTTTATCACTATAATTTAATGGCTTCTAGGTGAGTCTCAGATTGAAAAACTGGCATCTGGTTCACAGTTCTCTGTTGAAATCATCTTATACTACCTAGCCATCTACTTCTTTGGCTTTTGTAAATACTAATCCACTTCAGTTGCCACAGACTGAACCTGATCATCACTTGGAACTGCCCTACCTCTGATACTTCTTGCATCTACATttcatttcttcctattttatcAGCCCTTTCCTGTTCAGTCAAGAGACTGGTTGAACTCTTGATCTCTTTTCTTATAGGTACCTTCCACATTGCTGCTGCCTTAGGGCATGTTTTTACTTGCTGCATTTTTGCTTCATCACTTATGCCTTCTCTTTTTAATCTTtagcctcttttctttctattggCTTCTATACCACAGCATTTTAACATGCTCAGGTCTTCCTCATATTTAAAAAGAACCCAGACAATCTAATATAAATCCTGTCGTGACCATGACTCTGCTTTAGCCAGTGTAGTCTGTAGTTTCGCATTCAGACTCTTGGACACTCCCTTACCTTTGATTTATTACAAAATTTATGGCAATTGGGGTTCTATTTACCAAACCTCTAATTTCATTTCGTAAATTCTTTATTGCTAAATTCATCAGACAGCTTCAATTCTTTTTAGCTGACAGTATTGGTAAATTTAATGCTTATTGCTATTCACTTTGTCTTGCCATTCTTGATCATGTATTACCATGTGACTGCCTGCTCTGGATGCTCCCACCTTTGTGTCCTTCCTTAGTCTCCTTCTTGGATTCAGCCTATAATGATGGTGTTCCTCAGGGTTCTATCCTTGACCTACGTGGTTTCTTACTCTTCAAGTGGTTCTTACATGAAGGTGATTCTCTTCCCCTCTTCTACCTGCCAAGAGGGCCAGGAAGACCAAATTCCACACACTAAAGACCTGTTCTTTCAAATGCCAGTTTTATCCCCAACCTTTGCACACCACCCAAGTTGAGAAACACTCCTCTATTACCATTCCATGTGTTCTGTTAGTGTTAACAATTATACATTAATTATTCCTTAATTAATCCAAGCCCAAGCTGTTTCTTTTGAGTCTTTTAATCTTATCTGAATATTCCCAGACCCTAGAACTCAGTGTTTTGAAATTCTGTTTCAGAATTTCAAAACAGGATTTGCAGATGAGCATTCAGTAAAGGGAATATTTTTTGCAATAAAAACTTATAGTAATAAGTAATATGTATGTTTTGAGCATTTTAACTAAAAATATCTTCAACTTTATAATACTTTTTCCTTCCtagttttaatttgtttgttttaaaagagcCCCCCTTTAATGAAAAAACAGATTTATTAGGAGAAATTCTAATAAATCTGTTTCAGAATTTCTAATAGATTATTAGGAGAAAAAgcatctcctttttcttctctaactACCCTTTCCTGTCCCACcaccaactttt
This Macaca mulatta isolate MMU2019108-1 chromosome 3, T2T-MMU8v2.0, whole genome shotgun sequence DNA region includes the following protein-coding sequences:
- the ING3 gene encoding inhibitor of growth protein 3 isoform X2, producing MLYLEDYLEMIEQLPMDLRDRFTEMREMDLQVQNAMDQLEQRVSEFFMNAKKNKPEWREEQMASIKKDYYKALEDADEKVQLANQIYDLQHF
- the ING3 gene encoding inhibitor of growth protein 3 isoform X3, with the protein product MLYLEDYLEMIEQLPMDLRDRFTEMREMDLQVQNAMDQLEQRVSEFFMNAKKNKPEWREEQMASIKKDYYKALEDADEKVQLANQIYDLHF